The sequence below is a genomic window from Candidatus Effluviviaceae Genus I sp..
CGGACCTCCTTCCTGCGTGGGTGAGGCCCGTCTCGCTCGCGCTCCCGACGACGCACGTGCTCGCCGTCATTCGCGGGACCGCATCGACCGGCGTCTCCGCGACGCGCGCATCGCTCGCCTTCCTCGCCGTCGC
It includes:
- a CDS encoding ABC transporter permease, producing DLLPAWVRPVSLALPTTHVLAVIRGTASTGVSATRASLAFLAVAAVAAGIFGAAVLRWGVGRARRLGTLGEY